One stretch of Anolis carolinensis isolate JA03-04 chromosome 3, rAnoCar3.1.pri, whole genome shotgun sequence DNA includes these proteins:
- the LOC100561581 gene encoding mitochondrial ubiquitin ligase activator of nfkb 1-A has protein sequence MDYLPFTAGELVCLGSSLAFSGLFYYLHRKKAKVVARIQDAPKLQVSASLPSILSATDSSCLDYVVIEGVVQPADAPLTSPYHRELQGVIERLMLKEHRLIWNSLARSWTDSERVVLEQVHTVPFVLASPGGKASGGQVSVESPLDAVSLPLETVYERFQQTSPGFTDLLGHYLSGEKPKGFLETEEMLLVGSSLTGIGQLTLHPDGSLHLQPVTDGNDYFLCLGDWQTLLADLRSVSNFWKWATVICGLVAAAAVLHALRRFYRLRRYRQEQEAQQREFEELRRQGNNLDQNAEPPENPCVICLTNRRECVLLPCGHVCCCFGCFQALPNRNCPICRRAIERVVPLYQA, from the exons ATGGATTATTTGCCCTTCACCGCAGGAGAGCTAGTGTGCTTGGGCTCCAGCCTTGCCTTCTCAGGTCTCTTTTATTACCTGCACAGGAAGAAGGCCAAGGTGGTGGCCAGAATCCAG GATGCTCCAAAGCTTCAGGTCAGTGCCAGCCTTCCTAGCATCCTCTCTGCCACAGATAGCAGCTGCTTGGACTATGTCGTCATTGAAG GAGTAGTACAGCCTGCTGATGCCCCTCTGACCAGCCCATATCATAGAGAATTGCAAGGGGTGATTGAGAGACTGATGCTGAAGGAGCATCGCCTGATCTGGAACAGTTTGGCCCGGAGCTG GACGGATAGTGAGCGGGTGGTGCTGGAGCAGGTCCACACCGTCCCTTTTGTCCTGGCCTCCCCTGGCGGCAAGGCATCTGGGGGGCAGGTGAGTGTGGAATCACCCCTCGATGCTGTCAGCCTTCCCCTGGAGACTGTGTATGAGCGCTTCCAGCAGACCTCCCCAGGCTTCACGGACCTATTGGGCCACTACCTGAGTGGAGAGAAGCCCAAGGGATTCCTGGAGACGGAGGAGATGCTCTTGGTGGGCAGCAGCCTCACCGGCATTGGCCAACTGACCCTGCATCCAGACGGATCCCTGCACCTGCAGCCAGTGACCGACGGCAATGACTACTTCCTGTGTCTTGGTGACTGGCAAACGTTGCTGGCTGACTTGAGGTCTGTCAGCAACTTCTGGAAGTGGGCCACTGTGATCTGTGGGTTGGTGGCCGCTGCTGCCGTCCTTCATGCCCTCAGGCGTTTTTACCGCCTTCGCCGATACAGACAGGAGCAGGAGGCGCAGCAGAGAGAATTCGAAGAACTCAGGCGCCAAGGTAATAATTTGGACCAGAATGCGGAACCGCCTGAAAACCCTTGTGTCATCTGCCTTACAAACCGCCGGGAGTGTGTGCTCTTGCCGTGCGGCCACGTCTGCTGCTGCTTCGGCTGCTTCCAGGCCTTGCCCAACCGCAACTGCCCCATCTGCAGGAGAGCCATAGAGCGGGTGGTTCCTCTTTATCAGGCCTAA